A window from Saccharomyces eubayanus strain FM1318 chromosome XIV, whole genome shotgun sequence encodes these proteins:
- the PET494 gene encoding Pet494p has product MHLKKGKRSIGTVWRLLWKRLYSVHYKTNTYSTRSRKKLVTNFTRVNGLLLSCNGDTFPYMRTLWRYFNAPGNLMFVTTNIITFTGIVAYNTMVTVSNERVFEEQMIAAQMSLAKQKEELETRALDFPANHEQIKEADDANCEQPAIERSGEDRSVKQQNEQLDSPIRHYSLTDLVLNKEARVADYDSQRVKASLFHMLYAYMLYRDTIQPNSDSPNHNSEEWRHEVELLTRDKRLQGAHQRIDVFYDLWNNQLDKIVTSPEKVQNFQLPNWSKYPTLLKFICTELHNNELTTLDEFKQFYGKVRSNEVKKLLGLWLYDHSFLFPRNIYDNKNQEVFYDTLISDSMQDNKIFQKYSSIVMNPDNERTQLFFPNIYAQPVNKPIPSISLETYTRLLRGYITLQETNCKYDYNDNIFKLISILKMNCFLQHDKKIRTGASVRILLPRDEDRSPVLNTIPQAEKKTCYQILSKNRDILALLKRISDIQIDSS; this is encoded by the coding sequence ATGCACTTGAAGAAGGGGAAGAGAAGCATTGGCACGGTATGGCGACTTTTATGGAAGCGACTTTATTCGGTACATTACAAGACAAATACATACTCGACCAGAAGTAGGAAGAAGTTAGTGACGAACTTTACGAGGGTGAACGGGCTTTTACTGAGCTGTAACGGTGATACATTCCCCTACATGCGCACGCTGTGGAGGTATTTCAATGCACCTGGCAATTTGATGTTCGTCACAACCAATATCATCACATTCACGGGCATTGTCGCCTATAATACGATGGTGACTGTGAGTAATGAAAGGGTCTTCGAGGAGCAGATGATAGCAGCACAGATGAGCCTCGCGAAACAGAAAGAAGAGCTTGAAACCAGAGCTCTCGATTTCCCCGCAAATCACGAACAGATAAAAGAAGCAGATGATGCTAACTGCGAGCAGCCAGCGATCGAGCGTAGCGGGGAAGACCGATCGGTTAAACAGCAGAATGAACAGCTAGACTCTCCCATAAGACACTATAGTCTAACAGACTTGGTGCTGAACAAAGAGGCAAGAGTCGCAGATTATGACTCGCAGCGTGTGAAGGCATCTCTATTCCATATGCTATACGCTTACATGCTATACCGAGATACTATACAGCCAAACAGTGACTCTCCAAATCATAACAGTGAGGAGTGGCGTCATGAAGTAGAGCTTTTGACTAGGGACAAACGGCTACAGGGTGCCCACCAAAGGATAGACGTGTTCTACGACCTATGGAACAACCAATTAGACAAGATAGTGACGTCGCCTGAGAAGGTACAGAATTTCCAACTGCCGAATTGGTCCAAATACCCAACCCTATTAAAATTCATATGCACCGAACTCCACAACAACGAATTGACGACGCTGGATGAATTCAAACAGTTCTATGGTAAGGTACGATCGAACGAGGTGAAGAAGTTACTGGGGCTCTGGCTTTACGACCACTCCTTCCTTTTCCCTCGCAACATTTACGATAACAAAAACCAAGAGGTCTTCTATGACACTTTGATCAGCGACTCCATGCAAGACAACAAGATATTCCAGAAATACTCCTCCATAGTAATGAACCCAGATAACGAACGGACCCAGCTGTTCTTTCCCAACATTTACGCTCAGCCCGTCAACAAACCAATCCCGAGTATATCTCTGGAAACCTACACGCGGCTGCTGAGAGGGTACATCACCCTGCAGGAAACCAACTGCAAATACGACTACAACGACAATATATTCAAACTGATCAGCATCCTCAAAATGAACTGCTTCCTACAGCATGACAAGAAGATACGCACGGGTGCCAGCGTCAGAATCCTTCTGCCGAGAGATGAAGACCGCTCCCCAGTCCTCAACACCATCCCACAggcagaaaagaaaacttgcTACCAGATTCTAAGCAAGAACAGAGACATCCTTGCACTGCTGAAACGGATATCCGACATCCAAATAGACTCTTCTTAA
- the TRM112 gene encoding RNA methylation protein TRM112: protein MKFLTTNFLKCPVKACDTSNDNFPLQFDGGKCQLVQDESIEFNPEFMLNIIDRVDWAALLKVAGELGSVTLPSKKPTFPCSVPELTEVGMAVLNDLHVMLLQTSITEGEMKCRNCGHIYYIKNGIPNLLLPPHLV, encoded by the coding sequence ATGAAGTTCTTAACAACCAACTTTCTGAAATGCCCCGTCAAGGCTTGTGACACCAGCAACGACAACTTCCCGCTACAGTTCGACGGCGGTAAGTGCCAACTGGTGCAGGACGAGTCCATCGAGTTCAACCCGGAGTTTATGCTGAATATCATCGACCGTGTGGACTGGGCCGCACTGCTCAAGGTTGCTGGCGAACTGGGCAGCGTCACCTTGCCCTCCAAAAAACCCACCTTCCCATGTAGCGTCCCGGAACTCACCGAAGTCGGCATGGCAGTTCTAAACGATCTGCACGTCATGCTGCTGCAAACGTCCATCACCGAGGGTGAGATGAAGTGCAGGAACTGCGGCCACATCTACTACATCAAGAACGGCATCCCCAACTTGCTGCTACCCCCACACTTGGTATAA
- the FPK1 gene encoding serine/threonine protein kinase FPK1: MAGHHHEHGHELQHEHEQEHEHDFLQRPPTGSERTRSISFSKLLTRSWKRSGSSSNNVSASSVNLYGDAGETSKESDHNNSGSDGQSSRFSKLKSMFQSGNNSKNASAHNSSQSSMEGDSTSSSSKLRYVKPIASPANAPSPSPPLSPTIPEKDILQTPRMVHIDEHEHEREHSCGGSPILLSSPSLSPTIARAGTGRKRSPSTPIMPSHNSNDNSGSSAARPNNHRHHSSSQGFSSNNPFRERTGTVRGSNPYFAYQGLPTHALSSHELDEGPQSYPNAGGIHFLSTPTSKANSLTNGRNLSNLSLNEIKENEEMQQFSNEDSFFHDIPKDVSLKDTLNGSPIRDCSKSPEIAQSFPSIVVGYSNEFGEDSDKDDGNEGREQKMKTKSKSKHTSLTKPNGKSAHPRTKVPLRRAASEPNGLPLVSPASAPSSTSAPKKPDSFKINDNSLGGSAHPSNFLFPQEPPPKISDLQEPRRSRRLRTKSFSNKFQDIMVGPQSFEKIRLLGQGDVGKVFLVREKKTNRVYALKVLSKDEMIKRNKIKRVLTEQEILATSNHPFIVTLYHSFQSEDYLYLCMEYCMGGEFFRALQTRETKCICEEDAKFYASEVTAALEYLHLLGFIYRDLKPENILLHQSGHIMLSDFDLSIQAKDSKIPVAKGSAQSTLVDTKICSDGFRTNSFVGTEEYIAPEVIRGNGHTAAVDWWTLGILVYEMLFGFTPFKGDNTNETFTNILKNEVSFPNNNEISRTCKDLIKKLLTKNESKRLGCKMGAADVKKHPFFKKVQWSLLRNQEPPLIPVLSEDGYDFAKLSSNKKRQTSQDIHKHLDEQEKNMFEERVEYDDEVSEDDPFHDFNSMSLMEQDNNSMIYGNSNSYGKIAYTPNSNRSRSNSHRTFFKR; the protein is encoded by the coding sequence ATGGCTGGTCATCACCACGAACACGGGCATGAGCTTCAGCATGAGCACGAACAAGAACATGAGCATGATTTCCTTCAACGGCCTCCCACTGGATCAGAGAGGACTAGAAGCATATCGTTTTCTAAATTACTGACGCGGTCGTGGAAACGGAGTGGCAGCTCCTCCAATAACGTGAGTGCATCGAGTGTGAACTTGTACGGTGACGCAGGGGAGACCTCCAAAGAATCGGATCACAATAACAGTGGCTCAGACGGTCAGTCTTCACGATTTTCTAAGTTGAAAAGTATGTTCCAATCCGGTAACAACAGCAAAAATGCTAGTGCCCATAACAGCAGTCAGAGCAGTATGGAAGGTGATTCCacgtcatcttcatccaaACTGAGGTACGTCAAGCCCATAGCTTCTCCAGCAAATGCTCCTTCGCCATCTCCGCCCCTTTCTCCCACCATTCCAGAAAAGGACATTTTGCAGACACCCAGAATGGTGCATATAGATGAACACGAGCACGAACGTGAACATTCGTGTGGCGGGTCCCCAATTCTGCTCTCATCACCTTCTTTAAGTCCCACTATCGCTAGGGCCGGaactggaagaaaaagatctCCCTCCACTCCAATAATGCCCAGCCACAACTCAAATGATAATAGCGGCAGCTCTGCTGCAAGACCAAATAACCACCGACACCACTCGAGTTCTCAGGGGTTTTCTTCTAATAACCCGTTTAGAGAAAGAACAGGCACGGTGCGTGGGAGTAACCCATATTTTGCATACCAAGGCCTACCAACACACGCCTTGTCCTCTCATGAACTAGATGAAGGCCCTCAGTCATACCCGAATGCTGGCGgcattcattttttatctACGCCCACCTCAAAGGCAAACTCTTTGACAAACGGTAGGAACTTAAGTAACTTGTCATTAAacgaaatcaaagaaaatgaagaaatgcAACAATTCAGTAATGAAGATTCCTTTTTTCACGATATTCCCAAAGACGTGTCCTTGAAAGATACTTTGAATGGCTCCCCCATCAGAGATTGTTCAAAGAGCCCAGAAATTGCCCAATCGTTTCCGTCGATTGTTGTGGGGTACAGCAATGAGTTTGGCGAAGATAGCGACAAAGATGATGGCAATGAAGGGAGAGaacaaaagatgaagaccAAGAGCAAATCCAAACATACTTCACTCACTAAGCCAAATGGGAAATCAGCCCACCCAAGAACAAAGGTACCCCTAAGAAGAGCAGCATCAGAGCCCAATGGTTTACCACTAGTGTCTCCCGCATCGGCACCCTCTTCTACTTCGGCACCGAAGAAGCCGGATTCCTTCAAAATAAACGATAATAGTCTTGGTGGGTCGGCGCAtccttcaaattttcttttccctCAAGAACCACCTCCGAAGATTTCAGATTTACAAGAGCCAAGAAGATCTCGACGTTTAAGAACCAAGTCATTTAGCAACAAGTTTCAAGACATCATGGTTGGGCCacaatcttttgaaaaaattagattACTAGGTCAAGGTGATGTAGGTAAAGTGTTTTTGGtaagagagaaaaaaacgaaCAGAGTTTATGCTTTGAAAGTTTTAAGTAAAGACGAAAtgatcaaaagaaacaaaatcaaacgTGTTCTTacagaacaagaaattctCGCCACAAGTAATCATCCGTTTATCGTCACACTATACCATTCATTTCAATCTGAAGATTACTTGTACCTTTGTATGGAATACTGCATGGGTGgggaatttttcagagCTTTACAAACAAGAGAAACCAAATGCATCTGTGAAGAGGATGCAAAGTTTTATGCTAGTGAAGTGACAGCGGCACTAGAATATTTGCACCTGCTAGGgtttatatatagagatTTGAAACCTGAAAACATCCTACTGCATCAGTCTGGTCACATAATGCTTTCTGACTTTGATCTATCTATCCAAGCCAAAGATTCCAAAATCCCTGTTGCGAAGGGTTCCGCACAATCAACCCTTGTTGATACCAAAATCTGTTCAGATGGTTTCAGGACCAACTCCTTCGTGGGTACTGAAGAATATATTGCCCCTGAAGTCATAAGGGGCAATGGCCATACTGCCGCAGTGGACTGGTGGACGCTAGGGATATTGGTCTATGAAATGCTATTCGGCTTCACTCCATTTAAGGGCGATAATACAAATGAGACCTTTAcgaatattttgaaaaacgaagtcagttttccaaataacaacgaaatttcaagaacttgTAAAGACttaatcaaaaaattgctaACCAAAAACGAATCCAAAAGATTAGGTTGTAAAATGGGTGCAGCCGACGTGAAGAAACATCCTTTCTTCAAGAAAGTACAGTGGTCTCTATTGAGAAATCAAGAGCCACCTCTCATCCCAGTGCTATCCGAAGACGGTTATGACTTTGCCAAACTGTCAtctaacaagaaaagacaaaccAGTCAAGATATCCATAAGCATCTCGAtgaacaggaaaaaaacatgTTTGAAGAACGTGTCGAGTACGATGACGAAGTCTCGGAGGATGACCCGTTCCACGATTTTAACTCAATGAGTTTAATGGAACAAGATAACAATTCAATGATTTATGGTAATAGCAATTCTTATGGGAAAATCGCATACACTCCAAACTCCAACAGATCAAGGAGTAACAGTCATagaacttttttcaaacggTAA
- a CDS encoding putative aminophospholipid translocase regulatory protein, protein MGLISRWKKKRQLSSKHKAQKSRKPANTSFRQQRLRAWQPILSPQSVLPLLIIMACVFAPIGIGLVVSTISVQRLVVNYTECDALASATHFETIPSKYVDYRFSKKVTTKPQWMVLTDAKSGNQTCRIQFEIPHHIKKSTYVYYQLTNFNQNHREYVESFDLDQLKGKALIGDALDPNCDPFRTANNKTVFPCGLIANSMFNDTFYTTFTGVNGTPDYLLTKEGIAWNTDRHRYAKTEYNASDVVPPPNWAKKFPDGYTDENIPNLQDWEEFKVWMRTAALPNFYKLAMKNETNGIGKGVYIADIELNYPVTSFYGTKSFVLTTNSIIGAGNXALGVVYLIVAGIATLFAILFLIKVIFKPRPMHDHSYLNFGTDDTQFEENSITSIPLREIL, encoded by the coding sequence ATGGGGCTGATATCGAGgtggaaaaagaagagacaGCTGTCCAGCAAGCACAAGGCtcaaaaatcaagaaaaccCGCGAACACATCGTTTAGACAACAGCGACTTAGAGCGTGGCAGCCCATCCTGTCACCACAGAGCGTGCTACCGTTGCTTATCATAATGGCATGCGTCTTTGCACCCATCGGTATCGGGCTGGTGGTCAGCACGATAAGCGTCCAGAGGTTGGTGGTAAACTACACTGAATGTGATGCATTAGCATCAGCCACGCATTTTGAGACGATCCCTTCCAAATACGTGGATTATCGCTTTAGTAAGAAAGTTACAACCAAACCTCAATGGATGGTACTCACAGATGCTAAGTCGGGCAATCAAACTTGTCGAATACAGTTTGAGATTCCACACCATATTAAGAAATCTACTTATGTTTACTATCAGTTGACTAACTTCAACCAAAACCATAGGGAATATGTAGAGTCCTTTGATTTGGATCAATTAAAGGGGAAGGCGTTGATTGGTGATGCTCTAGATCCCAATTGTGACCCTTTCAGGACCGCAAACAACAAGACGGTTTTTCCCTGCGGACTAATAGCCAATTCGATGTTCAATGACACATTTTATACAACATTTACGGGTGTTAATGGCACTCCAGATTACCTACTTACCAAGGAGGGTATCGCGTGGAATACAGATCGTCACAGATACGCAAAGACCGAATATAATGCATCTGATGTTGTACCGCCTCCAAATTGGGCTAAAAAATTCCCCGACGGCTATACGGATGAGAATATCCCTAACTTGCAAGATTGGGAGGAGTTTAAAGTATGGATGAGAACTGCTGCATTACCTAACTTTTATAAGCTGGCGATGAAGAATGAGACTAATGGAATAGGTAAGGGTGTCTACATTGCTGATATAGAATTAAACTACCCGGTAACATCTTTTTATGGAACAAAGTCCTTTGTACTGACCACTAACAGCATCATCGGTGCGGGGAACRAAGCACTAGGAGTTGTGTATTTAATTGTTGCTGGGATTGCCACTCTTTTTGCCATTCTGTTCCTGATAAAAGTCATATTTAAGCCAAGACCTATGCACGATCATAGTTATCTAAATTTTGGTACTGACGATACccaatttgaagaaaatagtATTACGAGTATTCCACTAAGAGAAATTTTGTGA
- the MSO1 gene encoding Mso1p produces MSQVSQSQEGSGRFWNKFKTSTKSLSTSLSHLSIKTEKDGDTANSTLVHKGLVKFYQNQHPFQGFPGWLGEKEELPNERKILDTQVKHDMKKQNSHNFSSSFSSRRKPSSENPMDPPASSGSVPEYTPASKSFQNIYNNTASSSGSAPRRAVSRPSKPSAGQEFRASLGRSKTSGSFNTSNTPTPPPESNGGVMAMKDRLKRRNNDYGF; encoded by the coding sequence ATGAGTCAAGTGTCACAATCCCAGGAAGGCTCCGGGCGATTTTGGAACAAGTTCAAAACATCAACCAAATCGTTATCTACATCATTGTCACATTTATCCATTAAGACAGAGAAAGATGGTGACACAGCAAATTCAACCCTGGTCCATAAGGGACTGGTCAAATTCTATCAAAATCAGCACCCCTTCCAGGGATTCCCAGGCTGGTTAGGGgagaaagaagaactaCCTAATGAGCGCAAAATATTAGATACGCAAGTGAAGCACGATatgaaaaagcaaaattcTCATAATTTCTCATCGTCCTTCTCCAGCAGAAGGAAACCTTCTTCTGAAAACCCCATGGATCCTCCTGCGTCGAGTGGGAGCGTGCCGGAATATACACCTGCAAGCAAATCCTTTCAGAACATTTATAACAACACAGCAAGTTCTTCTGGCTCAGCACCGAGAAGGGCTGTATCGCGACCCTCTAAACCTTCTGCAGGCCAAGAATTTAGAGCAAGCTTAGGTCGGAGTAAAACATCGGGAAGTTTTAACACTTCCAATACTCCAACGCCGCCACCAGAATCAAATGGTGGGGTTATGGCAATGAAGGATAGACTAAAGAGGCGCAATAATGATTATGGGTTTTAA
- the LYS9 gene encoding saccharopine dehydrogenase (NADP+, L-glutamate-forming), with amino-acid sequence MGKNVLLLGSGFVAQPVIDTLAASNDISVTVACRTLANAQSLAKASGSKAISLDVTDDAALDKVLADNDVVISLIPYIFHPNVVRSAIRTKTDVVTSSYISPALKELEPEINKAGITVMNEIGLDPGIDHLYAVKTIDEVHRAGGKLKSFLSYCGGLPAPEDSDNPLGYKFSWSSRGVLLALRNSAKYWKDGEIETISSEDLMATAKPYFIYPGYAFVCYPNRDSTLFKELYHIPEAETVIRGTLRFQGFPEFVKALVDMGMLKDDANEIFSKPIAWNEALRQYLGAKSASREDLVASIDSKTNWKDXEDRARILSGFAWLGLFSDAKTTPRGNPLDTLCARLEELMQYEEGERDMVVLQHKFGIEWADGTTETRTATLVDYGKVGGYSSMAATVGYPVAIATKFVLDGTIKGPGLIAPYSPEINDPIMKELKDKYGIYLKEKTVA; translated from the coding sequence ATGGGTAAGAACGTTTTATTGCTGGGATCTGGTTTTGTTGCGCAACCAGTCATCGACACATTAGCAGCTAGCAATGACATTAGTGTCACCGTCGCATGCAGAACACTAGCCAATGCACAATCTTTGGCCAAGGCCTCTGGCTCCAAGGCTATTTCTTTGGACGTTACCGATGATGCTGCTTTAGATAAGGTTTTGGCTGACAACGATGTCGTCATCTCATTGATTCCTTATATTTTCCATCCAAATGTGGTAAGAAGTGCCATCAGAACTAAGACCGACGTCGTCACCTCGTCTTACATCTCCCCTgcattgaaagaattggaaCCTGAAATCAATAAGGCAGGTATCACTGTCATGAACGAAATAGGGTTGGACCCTGGTATCGACCATTTGTATGCGGTAAAGACTATAGATGAGGTTCACAGAGCTGGTGGTAAGTTGAAGTCATTTTTGTCGTACTGTGGTGGGTTGCCAGCTCCTGAAGATTCTGATAACCCATTGGGATACAAGTTCTCATGGTCTTCTAGAGGTGTGTTATTAGCCTTGAGAAACTCAGCCAAATACTGGAAAGACGGTGAGATTGAGACCATCTCTTCGGAAGATTTGATGGCTACTGCTAAACCTTACTTCATCTACCCTGGTTATGCGTTTGTCTGTTACCCAAATAGAGATTCTACACTTTTCAAAGAGCTATATCATATTCCTGAAGCTGAAACCGTTATCAGAGGAACTTTGAGATTCCAAGGTTTCCCAGAGTTCGTTAAGGCTTTAGTTGACATGGGTATGTTGAAGGACGATGCTAATGAGATTTTCAGTAAGCCAATTGCATGGAACGAAGCTTTGAGACAATATTTGGGTGCCAAGTCTGCTTCTAGAGAAGATTTGGTTGCCTCCATTGACTCAAAGACCAACTGGAAAGATGRTGAAGACAGAGCTAGAATCCTATCTGGATTTGCTTGGTTAGGCTTGTTCTCCGATGCAAAGACCACTCCAAGAGGTAACCCTCTAGACACTCTTTGTGCACGTCTGGAAGAATTAATGCAATATGAAGAAGGTGAAAGAGACATGGTCGTACTACAGCATAAATTCGGCATTGAATGGGCTGACGGAACTACCGAAACCAGAACAGCTACTTTAGTCGATTACGGGAAGGTCGGTGGCTACAGTTCCATGGCTGCAACCGTGGGTTATCCTGTGGCCATTGCAACTAAGTTTGTCCTAGATGGTACAATCAAAGGTCCAGGTCTAATAGCACCATACTCGCCAGAGATCAACGACCCAATCATGAAGGAACTAAAGGACAAGTATGGTATTTAtctaaaggaaaaaacgGTGGcttaa
- the BRE5 gene encoding Bre5p, giving the protein MVATVQDICFAFLQNYYERMRTDPSKLAYFYASTAELTHTNYQSKSTNEKDDVLPTVKVTGRENINKFFSRNDNKVRSLKLKLDTIDFQYTGHLHKSILIIATGEMFWTGTPVYKFCQTFILLPSSSGSTFDITNDIIRFIPSSFKPYLQREDYLPQPEKDSSATTVDEGEKIRQDLKVDKEKEKENSPEVTKPKAKKEISKEPIVEPKPLNQEKPIADHNQSQDLSAVKESKNHAEGVVCEAKGIDKQNELLLQETIVKPDEKPPKSEKKAVPTKALPIKAKEASEIISKTPLPNSKVDNEEITVQEIVQESETEGKPIEPHSSETKESNGSVPALSPSPEPVANPPKMTWASKLMTENSDRISKNNSTVEYIRPETLTKKPSERKFEMGNRRDNASSSKNKKKPVFSTVNKDGFYPIYIRGTSGLREEKLRSALEKEFGKVMRITAADNFAVVDFETQKSQTDALEKKKKLIDGIEVCLERKTVKKPTGNNSPSVFPNGVRPHRKQPLKRKE; this is encoded by the coding sequence ATGGTCGCCACGGTACAAGACATAtgttttgcatttttacaaaactaTTATGAAAGAATGAGAACTGACCCATCTAAATTGGCATATTTCTACGCTAGTACAGCCGAACTGACGCATACCAATTATCAATCTAAATCAACGAACGAAAAAGATGATGTTCTTCCAACGGTAAAAGTTACTGGACGGgaaaacatcaataaatttttctccAGAAATGATAACAAAGTTCGGAGCTTAAAACTCAAATTGGATACCATCGATTTCCAGTACACTGGACATCTGCACAAAAGCATCTTGATTATAGCTACTGGTGAAATGTTTTGGACGGGAACTCCAGTTTACAAGTTTTGTCAAACTTTTATCTTACTACCATCCAGCAGTGGCTCTACATTTGATATTACCAATGATATTATCAGATTTATTCCCAGCTCTTTCAAGCCGTATCTTCAAAGAGAGGATTATTTGCCCCAACCTGAAAAAGACAGCTCCGCAACAACTGTAGATGAAGGAGAGAAAATAAGGCAGGACTTGAAGGTTGATAAAGAGAAGGAGAAGGAAAATTCTCCGGAGGTAACGAAACCAAAGgctaaaaaggaaatttccaaagaacCGATCGTAGAGCCTAAACCATTGAACCAGGAAAAGCCAATTGCTGATCACAATCAATCTCAAGATTTATCTGCTGTTAAAGAATCCAAAAATCACGCGGAGGGTGTCGTATGTGAGGCGAAAGGAATTGACAAGCAGAACGAACTTCTACTGCAAGAAACCATTGTTAAACCAGACGAAAAGCCACCAAAGtctgaaaagaaggcaGTACCAACTAAGGCATTGCCAATTAAGGCTAAAGAAGCCTCTGAGATTATAAGCAAAACCCCACTTCCCAACAGTAAAGtcgataatgaagaaataaCGGTACAAGAAATTGTACAAGAATCAGAAACCGAAGGCAAACCAATAGAGCCTCATTCTTCCGAAACTAAAGAATCCAACGGTAGTGTTCCAGCACTCTCACCCTCTCCAGAACCTGTTGCAAACCCACCAAAAATGACCTGGGCCTCAAAATTAATGACTGAGAATTCCGACAGGATCAGCAAGAATAATAGTACAGTTGAATACATCAGACCTGAAACTCTAACGAAGAAACCaagtgaaagaaaatttgaaatggGAAACCGCAGAGACAATGCTAGTAGTagcaagaacaagaaaaaaccaGTCTTCAGCACTGTTAATAAAGACGGATTTTATCCAATCTATATTAGGGGAACAAGTGGTTTGAGAGAGGAGAAATTGAGGAGTGCTCTAGAAAAAGAGTTTGGAAAAGTCATGAGAATAACGGCAGCAGATAACTTTGCTGTTGTCGATTTCGAGACGCAAAAGAGTCAGACCGATGCTctagagaagaagaagaaactgatAGACGGTATCGAAGTTTGtctagaaagaaaaacagtAAAGAAACCCACCGGCAATAACTCACCTAGCGTGTTTCCAAATGGAGTGCGTCCTCATAGAAAGCAGCCGCTCAAAAGGAAGGaatga
- the POP2 gene encoding CCR4-NOT core DEDD family RNase subunit POP2, which produces MQSMNVQPRVLAVGGEQFFSQRQAPEQQQQQQNMGPQVYSPQVNRARMFPQGMPVNTMNGSVSQEMNNAYLLKQKGDPLLTQQQHQQQQQQQQQQQPFTIGTPVSVSSLPPGLNVLQQQQQQQQQQQQQGMGLNRPLASQLPKHLTNQSMPPIFLPPPNYLFVRDVWKSNLYSEFAVIRQLVSQYNHVSISTEFVGTLARPIGTFRSKVDYHYQTMRANVDFLNPIQLGLSLSDANGNKPDNGPSTWQFNFAFDPKKEMMSTESLDLLRKSGINFEKHENSGIDIFEFSQLLMDSGLMMDDSVTWITYHAAYDLGFLINILMNDAMPNNKEDFEWWVHQYMPNFYDLNLVYKIIQEFKNPQLQQSSQQQQQQQYSLTTLADELGMPRFSIFTTTGGQSLLMLLSFCQLSKLSMHKFPNGTDFAKYQGVIYGIDGDQ; this is translated from the coding sequence ATGCAATCTATGAACGTACAACCGAGAGTCCTAGCTGTGGGAGGCGAGCaattcttttctcaaagaCAGGCTCCagagcagcagcagcaacagcagaaCATGGGACCACAGGTGTATTCGCCACAGGTCAATAGAGCCAGGATGTTTCCTCAAGGGATGCCTGTAAATACAATGAACGGCTCTGTGAGTCAGGAAATGAACAATGCCTACCTTTTAAAGCAGAAGGGCGATCCGCTATTAAcgcagcagcagcatcaacagcagcaacagcaacagcagcaacagcagccATTTACTATAGGAACGCCCGTATCAGTGTCTAGCTTGCCGCCCGGACTGAACgttcttcaacaacagcaacaacaacagcagcagcagcagcagcagggAATGGGGCTCAATCGTCCCTTAGCGTCTCAGTTGCCCAAACATTTGACAAACCAGAGTATGCCTCCAATATTTTTACCACCCCCAAACTACCTATTTGTTCGTGACGTCTGGAAGTCCAACCTCTATAGCGAATTCGCCGTTATAAGACAGCTAGTCTCCCAATATAACCACGTATCCATCAGCACTGAGTTCGTGGGCACTTTGGCCAGGCCCATCGGGACCTTCAGATCGAAGGTTGACTATCACTACCAAACAATGAGAGCCAACGTAGATTTTCTAAACCCAATACAACTCGGTCTTTCCCTAAGTGACGCCAATGGTAACAAGCCCGACAACGGCCCATCCACATGGCAATTCAATTTTGCATTCGATccaaaaaaggaaatgatGTCCACAGAGTCGTTAGACTTACTCAGAAAGTCAGGTATCAATTTTGAGAAACACGAAAACTCGGGTATCGACATATTCGAGTTCTCGCAACTACTTATGGATTCTGGCTTGATGATGGACGATTCCGTCACTTGGATTACATACCACGCAGCATACGATCTGGGCTTCCTGATCAACATCCTGATGAATGACGCCATGCCCAACAACAAGGAAGACTTTGAGTGGTGGGTCCATCAGTACATGCCGAACTTCTATGACTTGAACCTGGTGTACAAAATAAttcaagaattcaaaaacccTCAACTGCAACAATCCTcacagcagcaacaacagcagcagtACTCATTGACCACGCTTGCTGACGAACTGGGGATGCCAAgattttccattttcacCACCACAGGTGGCCAAAGTCTCTTGATGCTTCTATCCTTCTGTCAATTGAGCAAACTGTCCATGCATAAGTTCCCGAACGGAACGGATTTCGCCAAATATCAAGGTGTTATATACGGTATTGACGGGGACCAATGA